The Anopheles moucheti chromosome 3, idAnoMoucSN_F20_07, whole genome shotgun sequence genome contains the following window.
AGTAATAGTGTGCGTGACATCTCCTGCCTTTTGCAGCCGACCGAAGCGCGCCGAATGAACGAGCAAGCACCGTCAGTCAGTTCTCGAACGACCAGGCGTCCGCTTCAAGCGACGTCACCATTTTCTGTTGCGGCTGTACAGCGAAACGTTGGTGACCGAGAAAGGATATTAAAGCAGAGCACGAGCTGTGCAAGCGGAAACGAGTGCCGAGCCTGAACTATCCGGCCGTTACGCAGACTGCACTGCTGGAAGGACCGGAAGCGCTTAAACCTttatgttgcaacgcaacgttcttttcaatttcgttttcaCCACCGCGGACGCGTTTATTAACACCAaattttgcaagtttcttaAACCAATTTTATTTCCTACTTCAAACTTAAcgtctttcgcggagcactttCTTAGaccggttttggttttgtggttcGGTTTGGCGCGGGTGTAGTTCGGCTTCGCTAGAGGTGTAATTCGGGATGCGCGGCTTGTCTTGGGTGCgcgttaaaaaattacacgtcctTTCGCTGGCGGGTTTCGACTGTGAATCCCtaaaatcgatggcgcacacgcgatccGTAACGGcactgtcacccgtcaccgaactgtcaccgtcattacgtcaggtgacataaacaaaaacgaatcatacgttcaccgttgtctacaacactTTATCTAAAGTAATAATGTAAGTAATTTCATAGAAGTAGACGTCCGTTActtaatttaacaatttgcTCTCCTTCCCTCATCTACCTTTTCAGTCATAGAGTAAACGTGTTTCTGCTCATCTACCAGCTCGGTACTTGCTGCGTGtacgttgtgtttgtgtcgtcTAACATTAAGGCCATTGCTGACTACTACACCGATACCGATGTGCGGCTATACATGCTGATCATTCTTCTGCCACTCATCCTGATCAACTGGGTCTGTAGCCACTTGCAGGAGCTGCCTCTTCCGTTGCACTAAACCACGTACTAATTCGTCGTTTGACTGTTACCGGATCTCCCATTGTGTAGGTTAGGAATCTGAAATCATTGGCACCATTCTCGACGGTAGCTAATTTTGTCACGCTCGTCTCGTTCGGCATCATCTTGTACTACATCTTCCGCGAGCCCATCTCGTTCGAGAATCGCGACAAAGTCGGCACAATGAGCGGTTTCGCGCTCTTCTTCGGCACAGTGCTATTCGCTTTGGAAGCAATCGGTGTGGTGAGTAAGCAGTTGTTTGTGCTACGATATTCGATAATGCGGTTACACATGTCTTATTGCTTTTAGATCCTGCCATTGGAGAATGAGATGAAAACTCCGAATAAGTTCGGTGGTAGTTTTGGTGTGCTGAACAAGGCAATGATCCTGATCGTCACACTGTACATTGGTATGGGCTTTTTCGGATATCTGAACTACGGTTCAGCTATAAAGGGATCGATAACGTTGAATCTGCCTGAGGAAAAATGTAAGCAGTTTGAGCAGCCATTGTAGCCGAGATCGTATGATTAAATGATTTACTTTGCTCTTCTCCTCCCTCAGCTTGGCCCAGTGCGTTAAGGGAATGTTAGCCTTTGCCATCTACATCACCCACGGGCTGGCGTGTTACGTAGCGATAGATATCACCTGGAACGACTACTTGAAGAAGAATTTGGGTGATTCTCCACGAAGCACCTTTTATGAGTACATCGCACGAACGGTGCTAGTGTTAATCACATGTACGTATAGGTTTATTTGGATTCCAGCGCGGATTTGCTCATCTAATGCACTTCTCCTCTCATTACAGTCTTGCTGGCAGTGGCCATTCCCAATCTGGAACTCTTCATTTCGCTGTTCGGAGCACTGTGCCTTTCTGCCCTGGGCATTGCATTCCCTGCATTGATACAAACCTGCACGTACGGGCACCATCGGCAGGGTATGGCAAAGGTGTGGATGGTTGCGAAGAACAGCGTTATTGGCGTGGTAGCCATGCTGGGGCTGGTGATCGGTACCTCGACCAGCATGATCGAAATCATTCACACCCTCGGACATGACGATTGAGGattgtgtggctgtgtgcgcTAGCAATAAACAAGCAGCGAAAATCAACATCCGCAACCAACATGAAGTATTgattcgccatcttttcactCCATCATTACAAATAAGTATTACTCGACACGTAAACAGCGCACCTGGCGACAGAGAGAAAGTGCACTTTTGAGGGCAGGACTGTGAGGGGTGTGTTATGTGAATGTgtgggagagagaaagagacaggGTGGAACATTTGGAACAGAAAGAAGATAATTGTTAGAGCCATAACCATTCCTATGCTAAATGCGTCGAGAAGTCAAAGCGTTAGCTGTAGCTGTCGAACTACTACCGAGCTGCTCCTGATCTCCTGATCATGATGTGACAGGCGATGGTTTACCGGTCTGCCGGTCCATTTGCCGTCAGCTGTTCAATCATTTCTATCatatgtgcttttattttaaggTGTTCTTGCACATTCATTCGATGTTCCCTATGATCGCAACGATCGCAACTGTGAAGCGGTGGTGTATACACATGAAGCCCACCAGGACGAACATATCTATCTTGTAAGACTAGCTAAGCGAAGCGAAATGATCaaacggaaaattgaaaagttgTGTACATAGCGTAAGTGAAGTTGCAATAAACTagtattttaaagaaaacagctATGCTGGAGCGATGTGTTCTCTTTATGTATTGCAGTCCGACCGGCAACCTCTcctaataaaacttttttttaacgtaTAAGACAACCTAGCTGATTTATTGGTAGTTGGAGTAAGCCTGTTAGTACCGTATACATTTCATACATTCCGCTACGGGTGGTCTCCAAGAAGCTTAACCCATTACATCACTTCATCCTATTCAACTTGATACGCAAAAATACACTATTTTAACAAGTTTACACGTATGCTTTAAATCAAAAGCGGGAGGTATATTTCGTTCGACCTTTAGCTTTATCGCACCTAAATTTCATCTGTTGAAATGACTAAAGGCTATCGCCTCACGTGTTAAAACATTCTGAAAGCTTTccaaattattgtttatttttagagcATTTGAACAAAATCCGGGTTTAATGATACCAGATGATAATTTATGTTGTGTCGTCACTCGTTAAAAATATATGCTGAGACAATTACACATTAAAACtcgtttattataaaattaagaCGCGCACGGTAACATGAAAAACGACCGTCTCCAGTGGACGCACAAACGAGAAGAGAGACTGCACCAACGAGACCAGGGCCACACAAACGAGAAGGGCCCCAAGGATCGCGAGAGCGATCGGTACGCGCGAACAGTCTACGGCACATCGGTTGCTGTCGGTTCCCAGATAGCAACGAGTAATAGACTGGCTGCGTACGTGACCAAGGTGCACACAACATCTCCCCCAGTTAATTGAGCCGATAGGCTCCTAGCCGACGTGGAAGTCTTCTAACGCGAGATGACCTACGTGGCAAATCAATCGGCTGATTCGTAGTACCACCAATAGGTTCGGGGAGTTGCGCGATTTGGGATGGTGGCAACAATGCGGTCGGTAAAAGTGCATCTTCAGAAACGGTGTCTGTTTTGGATGTAGCAAGCGGAGGCGGTTCTGCTGCGTGTGGCGTCAGCACACGCTGACTGTTTTCTGCTTGTCCGGCGTTCCACTCTGCTAA
Protein-coding sequences here:
- the LOC128302721 gene encoding proton-coupled amino acid transporter-like protein CG1139, translating into MTEAGLGPWDGRPDIKAEHELCKRKRVPSLNYPAVTQTALLEGPEALKPLCCNATHRVNVFLLIYQLGTCCVYVVFVSSNIKAIADYYTDTDVRLYMLIILLPLILINWVRNLKSLAPFSTVANFVTLVSFGIILYYIFREPISFENRDKVGTMSGFALFFGTVLFALEAIGVILPLENEMKTPNKFGGSFGVLNKAMILIVTLYIGMGFFGYLNYGSAIKGSITLNLPEEKCKHLAQCVKGMLAFAIYITHGLACYVAIDITWNDYLKKNLGDSPRSTFYEYIARTVLVLITFLLAVAIPNLELFISLFGALCLSALGIAFPALIQTCTYGHHRQGMAKVWMVAKNSVIGVVAMLGLVIGTSTSMIEIIHTLGHDD